The following proteins come from a genomic window of Anomalospiza imberbis isolate Cuckoo-Finch-1a 21T00152 unplaced genomic scaffold, ASM3175350v1 scaffold_51, whole genome shotgun sequence:
- the LOC137467042 gene encoding E3 ubiquitin-protein ligase BRE1A-like — MDPGHQNMHKIKLNTPPNYRTGRQKQRTERLSSEGRLRDLELFSLEEKRPQGDFIAEFQYFKGDSQEVNSIGYKVYGAGTSSLYGGTITISACKFEEMNAELEENKELAGNRLNKLEELRQDLEEVPTQNEKLKVELRRAVEEAAKETPEYRCMQSQFSVLYNESLQLKAHLDEARTLLRGTCSTHQRQVELMERDEVSLHKKLRTELIQLEDTLAQVRKEYEMLRTEFEQTLAANEQAGPINREMRHLISSLQNHNHQLKGEVLRYKRKLREAQSDLIAPWKGGMEAWIWEDKGEESKEDSWLMAAEKKAKAEEEEALLSEMDVTGQASEDMQEQDIRLMQQLREKDDANFKLMSECIKSNQIHKLLKEGKEELADQVLTLKTQVDAQLQVVRKLEEKEHLLQSSIGTGEKELGLRTQALEMSKRKAMDAAQLADDLKAQLELAQKKLHDFQEEIVENRATREKEMFNLKRAEEDISRLRRKLETTKKADMVPSCDEILMEEIKDYKACLTCPCCNMRKKDAVLTRCFHVFCFECVKTRYDTRQRECPKCNAAFGASDSHRIYIG, encoded by the exons atggatccaggccatcagaacatgcacaaa ATAAAACTGAACACCCCACCAAATTACAGAACAGGGCGACAGAAACAGAGGACAGAGCGCCTCTCCTCTGAGGGCAGGCTGAGAGACCTGGagttattcagcctggaggagaagagGCCCCAGGGCGACTTCATTGCTGAGTTCCAGTACTTCAAAGGGGATTCTCAGGAA GTAAATTCCATAGGCTACAAGGTGTATGGAGCTGGGACCAGCAGCCTCTATGGGGGAACAATCACCATCAGTGCCTGCAAG TTTGAGGAGATGAATGCAGAGCTGGAAGAGAATAAAGAGCTTGCTGGGAATCGCCTTAATAAGCTGGAGGAACTACGTCAGGATCTTGAGGAAGTACCAACACAGAATGAAAAGCTCAAG GTTGAGCTGCGACGGGCAGTGGAAGAGGCTGCAAAGGAGACCCCGGAATATCGCTGCATGCAGTCccagttttctgttttgtataACGAGAGTCTCCAGCTGAAGGCACACCTTGACGAGGCCCGCACGCTGCTCCGTGGCACCTGCAGCACGCACCAGCGCCAGGTGGAGCTGATGGAG AGGGAtgaggtcagccttcacaagaaGCTACGCACTGAGCTGATTCAGCTGGAGGACACCCTGGCACAAGTCCGCAAAGAATATGAGATGCTGAGGACAGAGTTTGAACAGACACTTGCTGCCAATGAGCAAGCAG GCCCCATTAATCGGGAGATGCGTCACCtcatcagcagcctccagaATCACAACCACCAGCTGAAGGGAGAGGTGCTGAGATACAAGCGCAAACTGAGAGAGGCCCAGTCTGACCTGA TTGCTCCGTGGAAAGGGGGCATGGAAGCATGGATCTGGGAAGACAAGGGAGAAGAGAGTAAGGAAGACTCCTGGCTCATGGCAGctgagaagaaagcaaaagctgag gaggaagaggccctGCTGTCAGAAATGGATGTCACAGGCCAAGCCTCTGAAGACATGCAAGAGCAGGACATCCGCCTGATGCAGCAGCTGCGGGAGAAGGATGATGCCAACTTCAAACTGATGTCAGAATGTATCAAGTCCAACCAGATCCATAAGCTGCTgaaagagggaaaggaggagctGGCAGACCAAGTTTTGACACTGAAAACACAG GTGgatgcccagctgcaggttgtacgtaagctggaggagaaggaacacttactgcagagcagcattggaacaggagagaaggagctgggtCTGCGAacacaggccctggagatgaGCAAACGCAAG gccATGGATGCAGCCCAGCTTGCAGATGATCTGAAGGCCCAGCTAGAGCTGGCTCAGAAGAAGTTacatgattttcaggaggagattGTGGAAAACAGAGCAACTAGAGAGAAGGAGATGTTCAACCTCAAAAGGGCTGAG gaagaTATTTCTAGGTTGCGCAGGAAGCTGGAGACCACAAAGAAGGCTGACATGGTTCCCAGCTGTGATGAGATCCTGATGGAGGAAATCAAGGATTACAAG GCCTGCCTGACGTGCCCGTGCTGCAACATGCGCAAGAAAGACGCGGTGCTCACCAGGTGCTTCCACGTCTTCTGCTTCGAGTGTGTGAAGACGCGCTACGACACACGGCAGCGCGAGTGCCCCAAGTGCAACGCGGCCTTCGGGGCCAGCGACTCCCACAGGATCTACATCGGCTGA